One window from the genome of Musa acuminata AAA Group cultivar baxijiao chromosome BXJ1-4, Cavendish_Baxijiao_AAA, whole genome shotgun sequence encodes:
- the LOC135582782 gene encoding homoserine kinase-like isoform X2, with protein MATAAFSATSPTQSRPAHRHRPLPSLTRLRAIRCSSVSKVPAVTAAATADPSPVFRSVAAFAPATVANLGPGFDFLGCAVGGGLGDTVTVSVDSAVAPGTLCIADVSGCAAAAKLSRNPLWNCAGIAGIAAMRMLGIRSVGLSLSLHKGLPLGSGLGSSAASAAAAALAVSELFGGRLSPDELVLAGLESEKKVSGYHADNVGPSILGGFVLIRSYDPFEIIRLEFPADRELYFVLVGPEFEAPTKKMREALPADISMKDHVRNSSQAAALVAAVLQGNVRVLGSAMSADWIVEPRRAPLIPGMVSVKKAAIDSGAFGCTISGAGPTAVAVTDDEEKGKEIGSRMVEAFLRHGNLKASVTVAKLDRVGARVTGSSAVQKGFTHFCPSEQSSVDINKDLNLEHDAEMILKKTWRKEGILDESSRQEEAGYVSYAAAYPR; from the exons ATGGCGACGGCCGCCTTCAGCGCCACGTCCCCAACCCAATCGCGACCCGCCCATCGCCACCGTCCCCTTCCCTCCCTTACCCGCCTGCGGGCTATCCGATGCTCCTCTGTTTCTAAAGTCCCGGCCGTCACCGCTGCCGCCACCGCTGACCCCTCCCCGGTGTTTCGGTCTGTCGCTGCCTTCGCCCCCGCCACTGTAGCCAACCTCGGCCCTGGCTTCGACTTCCTCGGGTGCGCCGTTGGCGGCGGCCTCGGCGACACCGTCACCGTCTCCGTCGACTCCGCCGTCGCCCCAGGCACCCTCTGTATCGCCGACGTTTccggctgcgccgccgccgcgaaGCTCAGCCGAAACCCTCTCTGGAACTGTGCTGGCATCGCCGGCATCGCCGCCATGCGCATGCTCGGCATACGCTCTGTcggcctctccctctccctccacAAGGGTCTCCCCCTGGGCAGCGGTCTCGGGTCCAGCGCCGCCTCTGCCGCGGCGGCGGCGCTCGCCGTCAGCGAGCTCTTCGGCGGTCGTCTCTCCCCCGACGAACTCGTCCTCGCCGGGCTCGAGTCCGAGAAGAAGGTCAGCGGCTACCACGCCGACAACGTTGGGCCCTCCATCTTGGGAGGCTTCGTCTTGATCCGAAGCTACGATCCCTTCGAGATCATCCGCCTGGAGTTCCCGGCCGACCGGGAGCTCTACTTCGTTCTCGTGGGTCCCGAGTTCGAGGCGCCGACCAAGAAGATGAGGGAAGCTCTCCCGGCGGATATCTCGATGAAGGACCATGTGCGGAACTCGAGCCAAGCCGCTGCACTGGTGGCGGCCGTGCTGCAAGGGAACGTGAGGGTTCTTGGGTCGGCGATGTCCGCCGATTGGATTGTGGAGCCAAGGAGAGCGCCTCTGATCCCCGGGATGGTGAGCGTGAAGAAGGCAGCCATTGATTCTGGTGCCTTCGGGTGCACCATCAGCGGTGCAGGCCCAACTGCTGTAGCAGTCACCGATGATGAGGAGAAAGGAAAAGAGATCGGGTCTCGGATGGTGGAGGCATTCTTGAGGCATGGCAATCTAAAGGCCAGTGTGACGGTGGCGAAGCTTGATAGAGTTGGAGCAAGGGTTACTGGAAGCAGTGCTGTGCAAAAG GGTTTCACTCATTTTTGTCCATCAGAACAATCAAGCGTTGATATCAATaaggatttgaatttggagcatgATGCTGAAATGATTTTAAAGAAGACTTGGAGAAAAGAGGGAATTTTAGACGAAAGTAGTAGACAAGAAGAGGCAG GCTATGTGAGTTATGCTGCTGCTTATCCAAGATAA
- the LOC135582782 gene encoding homoserine kinase-like isoform X1, with protein MATAAFSATSPTQSRPAHRHRPLPSLTRLRAIRCSSVSKVPAVTAAATADPSPVFRSVAAFAPATVANLGPGFDFLGCAVGGGLGDTVTVSVDSAVAPGTLCIADVSGCAAAAKLSRNPLWNCAGIAGIAAMRMLGIRSVGLSLSLHKGLPLGSGLGSSAASAAAAALAVSELFGGRLSPDELVLAGLESEKKVSGYHADNVGPSILGGFVLIRSYDPFEIIRLEFPADRELYFVLVGPEFEAPTKKMREALPADISMKDHVRNSSQAAALVAAVLQGNVRVLGSAMSADWIVEPRRAPLIPGMVSVKKAAIDSGAFGCTISGAGPTAVAVTDDEEKGKEIGSRMVEAFLRHGNLKASVTVAKLDRVGARVTGSSAVQKQGFTHFCPSEQSSVDINKDLNLEHDAEMILKKTWRKEGILDESSRQEEAGYVSYAAAYPR; from the exons ATGGCGACGGCCGCCTTCAGCGCCACGTCCCCAACCCAATCGCGACCCGCCCATCGCCACCGTCCCCTTCCCTCCCTTACCCGCCTGCGGGCTATCCGATGCTCCTCTGTTTCTAAAGTCCCGGCCGTCACCGCTGCCGCCACCGCTGACCCCTCCCCGGTGTTTCGGTCTGTCGCTGCCTTCGCCCCCGCCACTGTAGCCAACCTCGGCCCTGGCTTCGACTTCCTCGGGTGCGCCGTTGGCGGCGGCCTCGGCGACACCGTCACCGTCTCCGTCGACTCCGCCGTCGCCCCAGGCACCCTCTGTATCGCCGACGTTTccggctgcgccgccgccgcgaaGCTCAGCCGAAACCCTCTCTGGAACTGTGCTGGCATCGCCGGCATCGCCGCCATGCGCATGCTCGGCATACGCTCTGTcggcctctccctctccctccacAAGGGTCTCCCCCTGGGCAGCGGTCTCGGGTCCAGCGCCGCCTCTGCCGCGGCGGCGGCGCTCGCCGTCAGCGAGCTCTTCGGCGGTCGTCTCTCCCCCGACGAACTCGTCCTCGCCGGGCTCGAGTCCGAGAAGAAGGTCAGCGGCTACCACGCCGACAACGTTGGGCCCTCCATCTTGGGAGGCTTCGTCTTGATCCGAAGCTACGATCCCTTCGAGATCATCCGCCTGGAGTTCCCGGCCGACCGGGAGCTCTACTTCGTTCTCGTGGGTCCCGAGTTCGAGGCGCCGACCAAGAAGATGAGGGAAGCTCTCCCGGCGGATATCTCGATGAAGGACCATGTGCGGAACTCGAGCCAAGCCGCTGCACTGGTGGCGGCCGTGCTGCAAGGGAACGTGAGGGTTCTTGGGTCGGCGATGTCCGCCGATTGGATTGTGGAGCCAAGGAGAGCGCCTCTGATCCCCGGGATGGTGAGCGTGAAGAAGGCAGCCATTGATTCTGGTGCCTTCGGGTGCACCATCAGCGGTGCAGGCCCAACTGCTGTAGCAGTCACCGATGATGAGGAGAAAGGAAAAGAGATCGGGTCTCGGATGGTGGAGGCATTCTTGAGGCATGGCAATCTAAAGGCCAGTGTGACGGTGGCGAAGCTTGATAGAGTTGGAGCAAGGGTTACTGGAAGCAGTGCTGTGCAAAAG CAGGGTTTCACTCATTTTTGTCCATCAGAACAATCAAGCGTTGATATCAATaaggatttgaatttggagcatgATGCTGAAATGATTTTAAAGAAGACTTGGAGAAAAGAGGGAATTTTAGACGAAAGTAGTAGACAAGAAGAGGCAG GCTATGTGAGTTATGCTGCTGCTTATCCAAGATAA
- the LOC135582782 gene encoding homoserine kinase-like isoform X4 translates to MATAAFSATSPTQSRPAHRHRPLPSLTRLRAIRCSSVSKVPAVTAAATADPSPVFRSVAAFAPATVANLGPGFDFLGCAVGGGLGDTVTVSVDSAVAPGTLCIADVSGCAAAAKLSRNPLWNCAGIAGIAAMRMLGIRSVGLSLSLHKGLPLGSGLGSSAASAAAAALAVSELFGGRLSPDELVLAGLESEKKVSGYHADNVGPSILGGFVLIRSYDPFEIIRLEFPADRELYFVLVGPEFEAPTKKMREALPADISMKDHVRNSSQAAALVAAVLQGNVRVLGSAMSADWIVEPRRAPLIPGMVSVKKAAIDSGAFGCTISGAGPTAVAVTDDEEKGKEIGSRMVEAFLRHGNLKASVTVAKLDRVGARVTGSSAVQKAM, encoded by the exons ATGGCGACGGCCGCCTTCAGCGCCACGTCCCCAACCCAATCGCGACCCGCCCATCGCCACCGTCCCCTTCCCTCCCTTACCCGCCTGCGGGCTATCCGATGCTCCTCTGTTTCTAAAGTCCCGGCCGTCACCGCTGCCGCCACCGCTGACCCCTCCCCGGTGTTTCGGTCTGTCGCTGCCTTCGCCCCCGCCACTGTAGCCAACCTCGGCCCTGGCTTCGACTTCCTCGGGTGCGCCGTTGGCGGCGGCCTCGGCGACACCGTCACCGTCTCCGTCGACTCCGCCGTCGCCCCAGGCACCCTCTGTATCGCCGACGTTTccggctgcgccgccgccgcgaaGCTCAGCCGAAACCCTCTCTGGAACTGTGCTGGCATCGCCGGCATCGCCGCCATGCGCATGCTCGGCATACGCTCTGTcggcctctccctctccctccacAAGGGTCTCCCCCTGGGCAGCGGTCTCGGGTCCAGCGCCGCCTCTGCCGCGGCGGCGGCGCTCGCCGTCAGCGAGCTCTTCGGCGGTCGTCTCTCCCCCGACGAACTCGTCCTCGCCGGGCTCGAGTCCGAGAAGAAGGTCAGCGGCTACCACGCCGACAACGTTGGGCCCTCCATCTTGGGAGGCTTCGTCTTGATCCGAAGCTACGATCCCTTCGAGATCATCCGCCTGGAGTTCCCGGCCGACCGGGAGCTCTACTTCGTTCTCGTGGGTCCCGAGTTCGAGGCGCCGACCAAGAAGATGAGGGAAGCTCTCCCGGCGGATATCTCGATGAAGGACCATGTGCGGAACTCGAGCCAAGCCGCTGCACTGGTGGCGGCCGTGCTGCAAGGGAACGTGAGGGTTCTTGGGTCGGCGATGTCCGCCGATTGGATTGTGGAGCCAAGGAGAGCGCCTCTGATCCCCGGGATGGTGAGCGTGAAGAAGGCAGCCATTGATTCTGGTGCCTTCGGGTGCACCATCAGCGGTGCAGGCCCAACTGCTGTAGCAGTCACCGATGATGAGGAGAAAGGAAAAGAGATCGGGTCTCGGATGGTGGAGGCATTCTTGAGGCATGGCAATCTAAAGGCCAGTGTGACGGTGGCGAAGCTTGATAGAGTTGGAGCAAGGGTTACTGGAAGCAGTGCTGTGCAAAAG GCTATGTGA
- the LOC135582782 gene encoding homoserine kinase-like isoform X3: protein MATAAFSATSPTQSRPAHRHRPLPSLTRLRAIRCSSVSKVPAVTAAATADPSPVFRSVAAFAPATVANLGPGFDFLGCAVGGGLGDTVTVSVDSAVAPGTLCIADVSGCAAAAKLSRNPLWNCAGIAGIAAMRMLGIRSVGLSLSLHKGLPLGSGLGSSAASAAAAALAVSELFGGRLSPDELVLAGLESEKKVSGYHADNVGPSILGGFVLIRSYDPFEIIRLEFPADRELYFVLVGPEFEAPTKKMREALPADISMKDHVRNSSQAAALVAAVLQGNVRVLGSAMSADWIVEPRRAPLIPGMVSVKKAAIDSGAFGCTISGAGPTAVAVTDDEEKGKEIGSRMVEAFLRHGNLKASVTVAKLDRVGARVTGSSAVQKQGFTHFCPSEQSSVDINKDLNLEHDAEMILKKTWRKEGILDESSRQEEAGKASLPRQAM from the exons ATGGCGACGGCCGCCTTCAGCGCCACGTCCCCAACCCAATCGCGACCCGCCCATCGCCACCGTCCCCTTCCCTCCCTTACCCGCCTGCGGGCTATCCGATGCTCCTCTGTTTCTAAAGTCCCGGCCGTCACCGCTGCCGCCACCGCTGACCCCTCCCCGGTGTTTCGGTCTGTCGCTGCCTTCGCCCCCGCCACTGTAGCCAACCTCGGCCCTGGCTTCGACTTCCTCGGGTGCGCCGTTGGCGGCGGCCTCGGCGACACCGTCACCGTCTCCGTCGACTCCGCCGTCGCCCCAGGCACCCTCTGTATCGCCGACGTTTccggctgcgccgccgccgcgaaGCTCAGCCGAAACCCTCTCTGGAACTGTGCTGGCATCGCCGGCATCGCCGCCATGCGCATGCTCGGCATACGCTCTGTcggcctctccctctccctccacAAGGGTCTCCCCCTGGGCAGCGGTCTCGGGTCCAGCGCCGCCTCTGCCGCGGCGGCGGCGCTCGCCGTCAGCGAGCTCTTCGGCGGTCGTCTCTCCCCCGACGAACTCGTCCTCGCCGGGCTCGAGTCCGAGAAGAAGGTCAGCGGCTACCACGCCGACAACGTTGGGCCCTCCATCTTGGGAGGCTTCGTCTTGATCCGAAGCTACGATCCCTTCGAGATCATCCGCCTGGAGTTCCCGGCCGACCGGGAGCTCTACTTCGTTCTCGTGGGTCCCGAGTTCGAGGCGCCGACCAAGAAGATGAGGGAAGCTCTCCCGGCGGATATCTCGATGAAGGACCATGTGCGGAACTCGAGCCAAGCCGCTGCACTGGTGGCGGCCGTGCTGCAAGGGAACGTGAGGGTTCTTGGGTCGGCGATGTCCGCCGATTGGATTGTGGAGCCAAGGAGAGCGCCTCTGATCCCCGGGATGGTGAGCGTGAAGAAGGCAGCCATTGATTCTGGTGCCTTCGGGTGCACCATCAGCGGTGCAGGCCCAACTGCTGTAGCAGTCACCGATGATGAGGAGAAAGGAAAAGAGATCGGGTCTCGGATGGTGGAGGCATTCTTGAGGCATGGCAATCTAAAGGCCAGTGTGACGGTGGCGAAGCTTGATAGAGTTGGAGCAAGGGTTACTGGAAGCAGTGCTGTGCAAAAG CAGGGTTTCACTCATTTTTGTCCATCAGAACAATCAAGCGTTGATATCAATaaggatttgaatttggagcatgATGCTGAAATGATTTTAAAGAAGACTTGGAGAAAAGAGGGAATTTTAGACGAAAGTAGTAGACAAGAAGAGGCAGGTAAGGCTAGCCTGCCTAGACAG GCTATGTGA
- the LOC135650088 gene encoding uncharacterized protein LOC135650088 isoform X2, with product MHPEFQQHIKHSTAMAEEQQQKESLSIVASHEEEAIDVVNEGGSLQVTDAGEASKNKDTPLNKSTEGSEKNKKQVDALKKKIDRLKKEVKGIKTAIRKALSEKQKKKKKKKTKMATSLGLAIRKLRKSSSSSDSSDSSSDSDSSSSDSTSGLSRRNKGDDFDKEYPETKKSKGSRQKKKKLVVGKLSKSSSSSSSSSSSSSSSSSSSSSSSSSSSSSSSDSSNSEGIDSGSVRKLKGRKHKKKNSGIVKQRRSLRSSSSSSSSSSSSDSKSSHSSCSKGGEVPQLKAEKQKNRNLKQKKIGMVKKEVAKKHRKHKISDSSSSSSVGGPRPWHKSEKQKKKKKKKELMKQKKEAAVA from the exons ATGCATCCCGAGTTCCAGCAACACATCAAGCACAGCACAGCCATGGCGGAAGAGCAGCAGCAGAAGGAGAGCCTCAGCATCGTCGCCAGCCACGAGGAGGAGGCGATCGACGTGGTGAACGAGGGAGGCAGCTTGCAGGTCACCGACGCAGGGGAAGCTTCCAAGAACAAGGACACTCCACTCAATAAA TCAACCGAGGGATCGGAGAAGAACAAGAAGCAGGTGGACGCTCTGAAGAAGAAGATCGACAGGCTCAAGAAGGAGGTGAAGGGAATAAAGACGGCGATCAGGAAAGCCTTGTCAGAGaaacagaaaaagaagaagaagaagaaaaccaagATGGCAACGTCTCTGGGCTTGGCTATCCGCAAGCTCAGGAAGAGTTCCTCGAGCTCTGATTCATCCGACTCGAGCTCCGATTCCGACTCCAGCAGCTCTGACTCCACATCTGGTCTCTCCAGACGCAACAAG GGAGATGATTTTGATAAAGAGTACCCTGAAACGAAGAAATCAAAAGGAAGcaggcaaaagaagaagaaattggtAGTTGGAAAGCTCAGTAAAAGCTCAAGCTCAAGTTCAAGCTCAAGCTCAAGCTCAAGCTCAAGCTCAAGTTCAAGCTCAAGCTCAAGTTCAAGCTCAAGCTCAAGTTCATCTGACTCCAGCAATAGCGAG GGAATTGATTCTGGATCGGTAAGAAAATTAAAAGGAAGGAAGCACAAGAAGAAGAATTCGGGAATTGTCAAGCAGAGGAGGAGTTTGAGATCAAGTTCAAGCTCAAGCTCAAGCTCCAGCTCATCTGACTCTAAATCTAGTCACTCCAGCTGCAGCAAG GGAGGTGAGGTCCCTCAACTGAAAGCAGAGAAGCAAAAGAACAGGAATCTGAAGCAGAAGAAAATTGGCATGGTCAAGAAGGAGGTGGCGAAGAAGCATCGCAAGCACAAGATCTcagactcctcctcctcctcctccgtcggcGGACCCCGTCCCTGGCACAAG TCTgagaaacagaagaagaagaagaagaagaaggagctgATGAAGCAGAAGAAGGAAGCTGCAGTGGCCTAA
- the LOC135650088 gene encoding uncharacterized protein LOC135650088 isoform X1 produces the protein MHPEFQQHIKHSTAMAEEQQQKESLSIVASHEEEAIDVVNEGGSLQVTDAGEASKNKDTPLNKSTEGSEKNKKQVDALKKKIDRLKKEVKGIKTAIRKALSEKQKKKKKKKTKMATSLGLAIRKLRKSSSSSDSSDSSSDSDSSSSDSTSGLSRRNKKGDDFDKEYPETKKSKGSRQKKKKLVVGKLSKSSSSSSSSSSSSSSSSSSSSSSSSSSSSSSSDSSNSEGIDSGSVRKLKGRKHKKKNSGIVKQRRSLRSSSSSSSSSSSSDSKSSHSSCSKGGEVPQLKAEKQKNRNLKQKKIGMVKKEVAKKHRKHKISDSSSSSSVGGPRPWHKSEKQKKKKKKKELMKQKKEAAVA, from the exons ATGCATCCCGAGTTCCAGCAACACATCAAGCACAGCACAGCCATGGCGGAAGAGCAGCAGCAGAAGGAGAGCCTCAGCATCGTCGCCAGCCACGAGGAGGAGGCGATCGACGTGGTGAACGAGGGAGGCAGCTTGCAGGTCACCGACGCAGGGGAAGCTTCCAAGAACAAGGACACTCCACTCAATAAA TCAACCGAGGGATCGGAGAAGAACAAGAAGCAGGTGGACGCTCTGAAGAAGAAGATCGACAGGCTCAAGAAGGAGGTGAAGGGAATAAAGACGGCGATCAGGAAAGCCTTGTCAGAGaaacagaaaaagaagaagaagaagaaaaccaagATGGCAACGTCTCTGGGCTTGGCTATCCGCAAGCTCAGGAAGAGTTCCTCGAGCTCTGATTCATCCGACTCGAGCTCCGATTCCGACTCCAGCAGCTCTGACTCCACATCTGGTCTCTCCAGACGCAACAAG AAGGGAGATGATTTTGATAAAGAGTACCCTGAAACGAAGAAATCAAAAGGAAGcaggcaaaagaagaagaaattggtAGTTGGAAAGCTCAGTAAAAGCTCAAGCTCAAGTTCAAGCTCAAGCTCAAGCTCAAGCTCAAGCTCAAGTTCAAGCTCAAGCTCAAGTTCAAGCTCAAGCTCAAGTTCATCTGACTCCAGCAATAGCGAG GGAATTGATTCTGGATCGGTAAGAAAATTAAAAGGAAGGAAGCACAAGAAGAAGAATTCGGGAATTGTCAAGCAGAGGAGGAGTTTGAGATCAAGTTCAAGCTCAAGCTCAAGCTCCAGCTCATCTGACTCTAAATCTAGTCACTCCAGCTGCAGCAAG GGAGGTGAGGTCCCTCAACTGAAAGCAGAGAAGCAAAAGAACAGGAATCTGAAGCAGAAGAAAATTGGCATGGTCAAGAAGGAGGTGGCGAAGAAGCATCGCAAGCACAAGATCTcagactcctcctcctcctcctccgtcggcGGACCCCGTCCCTGGCACAAG TCTgagaaacagaagaagaagaagaagaagaaggagctgATGAAGCAGAAGAAGGAAGCTGCAGTGGCCTAA
- the LOC135672459 gene encoding transcription factor BHLH3-like — MELDEHGFLEELLALRRDDWDSDSFPAGMGEFFFPCDGGLDCFQQISPHALAPLSFPQAFDVTVEPNFDGLSEVCCPIAGPYSAPAPEIQSSSLDDGELGLARKVEPAMFRLDGCVERKKKKKKKLEGMPSKNLMAERRRRKRLNDRLSMLRSVVPKISKMDRTSILGDTIDYMKELMERVKRLQQEMDVGPEQPNLLSTNEILARKSPKFDVERRDSDTRIEICCAAKPGLLLSTVNTLEALGLEIQQCVVSCFSDFGLQASCSEGIDRWAVVGAEDIKQALLRNAGYGGRCL, encoded by the exons ATGGAGCTCGATGAGCATGGCTTCCTGGAGGAGCTGCTCGCCCTGAGAAGAGATGATTGGGACTCTGACTCGTTTCCAGCTGGAATGGGCGAGTTCTTCTTCCCCTGCGACGGCGGCTTGGACTGCTTCCAGCAGATCAGCCCACACGCGTTGGCTCCCCTGAGCTTTCCGCAGGCTTTCGACGTGACCGTGGAGCCTAATTTCGACGGTTTGAGTGAGGTATGCTGTCCGATCGCCGGCCCGTACTCGGCGCCGGCACCGGAGATCCAGTCTTCCTCGCTAGATGACGGCGAGCTTGGCCTCGCTCGCAAGGTGGAGCCGGCGATGTTTCGGTTGGATGGCTGTGtggagaggaaaaagaagaagaagaagaagctcgaGGGGATGCCTTCCAAGAACTTAATGGCGGAGCGGCGGAGAAGGAAGAGACTCAACGACCGGCTCTCCATGCTGCGGTCCGTCGTCCCTAAGATTAGCAAG ATGGACAGAACATCCATTCTGGGCGACACCATCGACTACATGAAGGAGCTCATGGAGAGGGTCAAACGCCTGCAGCAGGAGATGGACGTCGGCCCAGAACAGCCGAATCTACTGAGCACCAACGAGATCTTAGCGAGGAAGTCCCCCAAG TTCGACGTGGAGAGAAGAGATAGCGACACACGGATCGAGATCTGCTGCGCGGCAAAGCCAGGCCTGCTGCTGTCGACGGTGAACACACTGGAGGCCTTGGGGCTTGAGATCCAACAATGTGTCGTGAGTTGCTTCAGTGACTTCGGATTGCAGGCTTCTTGCTCTGAG GGCATAGATCGGTGGGCGGTCGTCGGCGCCGAGGACATCAAGCAAGCGCTCTTGAGGAATGCAGGCTATGGTGGGAGGTGTCTATAG
- the LOC135650097 gene encoding serine/arginine-rich splicing factor SR45a-like gives MADSPRRRYSRSPSPYKGGSKTRPRSMGLSHSRSQSPRPRNHTRSRSRSHDRNETANHGNTLYVTGLSSRVTERDLEDHFSREGKVVGCHLVVEPRTRASRGFAFVTMDTTEDADRCIKYLNQSILEGRCITVEKSRRGRPRTPTPGKYLGVVSTRDSYQSDRGRYYGGYSRDDYGGGGGGYRRSPRHSPYWGGGSPRRSPYGGRSRREQSRSPYYAYRSPERAAGYGRRPNGYGR, from the exons ATG GCGGATTCTCCACGCAGGAG GTACTCACGGTCCCCATCTCCATACAAGGGTGGCTCTAAAACAAGGCCTCGGTCCATGGGTTTGTCCCACTCCAGATCTCAGTCTCCTCGGCCTAGAAACCACACAAGGTCACGATCCAGAAGTCATGACAG GAATGAAACGGCGAATCATGGAAATACTCTTTATGTAACAGGACTTTCATCCAGGGTTACAGAAAGGGACTTGGAGGATCACTTCTCCAGGGAAGGAAAG GTTGTTGGATGTCACCTAGTTGTTGAACCTCGCACACGTGCCTCTCGTGGTTTTGCATTTGTGACCATGGACACCACGGAAGATGCAGACCGTTGTATCAAGTATCTCAATCAGTCAATCCTGGAAGGAAGATGTATAACGGTGGAGAAG TCAAGGAGGGGACGCCCACGAACACCTACACCGGGAAAGTACCTTGGTGTGGTCAGCACACGAGACA GTTATCAAAGCGATCGTGGAAGATACTATGGAGGCTACAGCCGCGATGactatggtggtggtggtggtggctatcGCAGATCTCCAAGACACTCTCCTTACTGGGGCGGCGGCTCCCCACGGAGGTCACCATATGGTGGTAGGTCCAGAAGAGAACAATCCAGGTCACCTTATTATGCATACAGAAGCCCAGAGAGAGCTGCAGGCTATGGGCGTCGCCCAAATGGCTATGGTAGGTAG